TCATTTAAACGACTCTCAATATTTAGTAAACTATCTAGTAATTTGTAAGCCCTCTTTTTATTTTTTAATTGATATTCATATTCTGATTGAAATATGACAGCTTCTCTAATAGAAGGAACTGTATTAGGAATATTACTATATGCGTTTATTTGTTTTTTATTGTATAAAATAGCCTGTTTGAAGTCTTCATTGGCTTTATATGTGTTTTCATATAGATAGTTAACAAACACTTGATTATTATAATCTTTATCATCCAATAAGCTCTCTAATTTGTCGACTATGGAAATGCAGTCGCCATATTTTCCTTGAGAATAATATACATACCAACTTTGGTAGAAATAATCTATCTCACGATCGTATTGTAAAGAATCAGCACTAAAATCAGTAGCTTTATGAGAATAATGAGCGGCACTATCCATAACACCTTTAGCATAAAAGTAAGATCCTAAGGCATAATTATTTTCTGCTTTTAAAGAGTCGGACAATTCAGGGAAAAGCTTGATGAGTTCAATTCCTTTCTTTAAAAAGTAATAGGTAGAGTCTTGATTTTTAGTTGATTTTTGTTGGAGTTCTATTAAATTAGATTTAGCTTGACTACTATCTTTTACTTGATCATTACAAGCTAAACAAAGAAGAATAAAAACTACGAAGAAAAATCTTTTCGACATCAATAAAAATAATAATGTACTAATGTATAAAATTAATAATTGATGATTTAATTCTTATTGGAGACAAATAGAGTAGAGAAGAAGAAGATATTTTAGAATTGATATTTCATGTCAATTGCATATTTAACCAACTCATTACCATTTTTTAAATTCAATTTGCGAATCATGTTTTTGCGATGAGTATCTACAGTGGTTTTGGCAATAAATAAAGTTTCAGCTATCTCTTTTGAAGTTTTTCCATTAGCGATTAAACTTAATATTTCCTTTTCTCTGTTAGATAACACAACCTTATCAGATTTCCCGATGGTGACTTTTTTGTCGATATAATCATTCATAAAATTGAAAGCAACATTAGGATCGAAGAAAGTGTCTCCTTCTGCAACTGTAACAATTGCTTTTGATAGCATTTTTATTCCAGAGTTCTTTAATAAATAACCCGATGCACCTGCATCTAACATTTGTTTAATTGCATCAGGTTGATCAAACATAGTTAAAG
This genomic window from Tenacibaculum sp. 190524A05c contains:
- a CDS encoding response regulator transcription factor — translated: MITIAMAEDHQMLIDGVKSFFEYDENVNIIGTVNNGEDLVKLVLLKQPKLVITDIRMPKMDGIEATKLIKTKLPHIRVLALTMFDQPDAIKQMLDAGASGYLLKNSGIKMLSKAIVTVAEGDTFFDPNVAFNFMNDYIDKKVTIGKSDKVVLSNREKEILSLIANGKTSKEIAETLFIAKTTVDTHRKNMIRKLNLKNGNELVKYAIDMKYQF